The genomic window ttttctgctcatgggacaggacgactgcacTGTATTAAGGAGGgtatgactgcagccatgtattgtgagattttggccaaaaacctccttccctcagtcagatcattgaagatgagtcgtggctggatcttccaacatgtcAATGACCCAacgcacacagccaggaaaaccaagaagtgtcttctaagaaccatatcaaggttctggagtggcctagtcaGTCtacagacctaaatccaattgaaaatctttggagggagctgaaagtctgtgttaatcagcgacagcccagaaacctgaatgatctagagaagatctatgtggaggagtgggccaaaatccctcctgcagtctgtgcaaacctagtgaagaactacaggaaatgtttgacctctgtaattgcaaacaaaggctaccaaatattaatgttggtgttcagatacttattttcagctttatcacacaaataaattgttaaaaaatcatagattgggatttctggatttttctttttagattatctctcatacagtgaaCTTGCACCTACCATGagaatttcagacccctccatgatttctaagtgggagaacttgcaaaatagcagggtgttcaaatacttattttcttcactgtatatatatatagtctgataatgtattttttgctgatattccgatattgtctaactcttgattaccgatactgatatcaattgatactgatatatacagtcgtggaattaacacattattatgcccaactttgttgtgatgcctcgctggatgcattaaacaatgtaacaaggttttccaaaataaatcaactcaagttattgactaaaatgccaacatggcactgccatatttactatggaagtcacaaagtgcattactttttttaacttgcctcaaaacagcagcttggaatgtgggacatgctctccctgagagagcatgaggaggtggaggtgggcggggttaaggtGGGAGGGGTTAGGGGGGGTCTTTATATTGTAGCTCCCggaagggttagtgctgcaagggtttctggggatttgctctgttgtgttgcggtgcggatcttctcccaaaatgtgtttgtcattcttgtttggtgtgggttcaccgtgtggcgcatatttctaacagtgataatgttgtttatacggccaccctcagtgtgactttaatggctgttgatcaagtatgccttgaattAACGTGTggttgtgtgaaaagccgtagatataatgtgactgggccagcatgcaaaggaagtgccttccagatttattggcactctgtacttctccttatgTCCGTGTTCACaacgtgttttaaaaagtcatacattttactttttgaaactgataccgataaatttgatacagataatttccgatattacattttaaagcatttatcggccgataatatcggcagtccgctattatcggacatctctgacATATGTAAGACGTGTATTCATTATCAATAACTGTTTATAAAAAATTCATCAATATATGTTTATACCGAGGAAGGAAAAATCCAAGGACTATTTGAAATTAGTCAAAAAGTATAatgcagtttaaaaaaatactgtaaatgaaTTAATTCATACGTTAGTAAGTAATGATAATAAGACCTGGCTTTTCAATTGTTTCAAGAGGACATTTTGTAAAAACAATCAAAATGATTGTACATAActttccctgcgatgaggtaacgacttgtccagggtgtactcagccttctgcccgatggtagctgagagaggctccagggtcccccgcgaccccgaaggaaataagcggtaggaaatggatggatggatgtacatagcTTAATATTTAGACGATTCGTGGCAAGACAAGTTTATTTATTGAGCACATTTCGTACACAAGGCAATTGAAAGTGTTGGACCAAGTCAAGAAGGGTAAACCAAAAAAGAAATAATCCTGAGAGTAATCATAATTCAAATTAGAAACAAGAAAATCCTTAAAAACTCAGTGGACACAAATATTACACCAGGGCATTATGTAAATGCAGCACTAACGCCATATTTCACACATGTCAATCTGTAAATGTTGCTCTTCacaaaaaatagatattttttttattattgtatttttctgATAATACAACAGCATTTTTAATGTTTAAGACACTTGTTCCCACCAAATGTTGCAAGTGGCAAACGACCCTAATGTTATTTAATATGAGCTGATGACGCAACATCATTAATAATCATAAAGTGCCGCCATTTTGCAACATTTGTCGCCCAAACAATTTGGACTTCCTGCTGCCGCTCTTctataaaaattaataaacaatGGGAACATCTTGTCCGTGACCAGGAAGTGATGCtttttttcctgaggaagctgaAGGAGGTTTTTGAtgtgacgacgacgacgacgcagTTATTCAGGTCACACATTTGCTGCATTTTGCTCATCAGTTTGGACAAGAAGAGGAGGTGAGATATGCTTTAAAATCGTCCTCATCGCGGggataaatgctttataattgTCTTTATCGTGGGGAAGTATGCTTTATAATTGTCTTTATCGTGGGGAGGTATGCTTTATAATTGTCTTTATCGTGGGGAGGTATGCTTTATAATTGTCTTTATCGTGGGAAGGTATGCTTTATAATTGTCTTTATCGTGGGGAGGTATGCTTTATAATCATTTTCATCGCGGGGAAATATGCTTTATCATCATTTTCATCGCGGGGAAAAGGCTTTATAATCGTCTAGCATCGTGGGGAGATGTACTTTATAATACTGCAGTCAAGCCAGCCGCACTTGAATCTGAAATGCGCCTGTACGTTAGACATTACGGTAATTGAgctaataaattcatataaaatatgtaaagcattgaAATTGAAATATGAGAGGTGTATCCCAACCAACTCATATAGGACTATCATCCTGTACTGTTTGGGGTCAATACATCACATGACCTAGAAGCTATTGAACTAAAAagtaataaattcatataaaatatgtaaagcaatgaaattgaaatataagaggtgtatctcaaccaacCCGTACAGGACTACCATCCTACActatttggggtcaataggtcacatgacctggaatctattgagcaaaaacgctaatatttacaggaataaattcatataaaatgtgtaaagcaatgaaattgaaatataagaggtgttTCTCCAATAGCCCTAATAGGACTAAtatcctgcaatgtttggggtcaataggtcacatgacctggaagctattgagcaaaaacgctaatatttacaggaataaattcatataaaatatgtaaagcatggaaattgaaatgtaagaggtgtatctcaaccaacCCATATAGGACTACCATCCTGCActatttggggtcaataggtcacatgacttggaagctattgagcaaaaacgctaatatttacaggaataaattcatataaaatgtgtaaagcatggaaattgaaatataagaggtgtatctccaatAGCCCTTATAGGATTACtatcctgcaatgtttggggtcaataggtcacatgacctggaagctattcagcaaaaacgctaatatttacaggaataaattcatataaaatatttaAAGCATGGAAATTGAACTGCAAGGGGTGTATCTCAACCAACCCATATAGGACTGCCATCCTGCActatttggggtcaataggtcacatgacttggaagctattgagcaaaaacgctaatatttacaggaataaattcatataaaatgtgtaaagcaatgaaattgaaatataagaggtgtatctcaaccaacCCATATAGGACTACCATCCTGCActatttggggtcaataggtcacatgacctggaagctattcagcaaaaacgctaatatttacaggaataaattcatataaaatgtgtaaaaaaaattaaattgaaatAAAGTGGTGTATCTCCAATAGCCCTTATAGGACTATTACCCTGAaatgtttggggtcaataggtcacatgacctggaagctattgagcaaaaatgctaatatttacaggaataaattcatataaaatttgTGAAGCATGGAAATTGAAATGCAAGAAGTGTATCTCAACTAACCCATATAGGACTACCATCCTGCACTATTTGGGGTCAATATGTAACATGActtggaagctattgagcaaaaatgctaatatttacaggaataaattcatataaaatatgtaaagcatggaATTTGAAATGtaagaggtgtatctcaaccaacCCATATAGGACTACCATCCTGCActatttggggtcaataggtcacatgacctggaagctattgagcaaaaacgctaatatttacaggaataaattcatataaaatgtgtaaagcaatgaaattgaaatataagaggtgtatctccaatAGCCTGTATAGGACTACtatcctgcaatgtttggggtcaataggtcacatgacctggaagctattgagcaaaaacgctaatatttacaggaataaattcatataaaatatttaAAGCATGGAAATTGAACTGCAAgaggtgtatctcaaccaacCCATATAGGACTGCCATCCTGCActatttggggtcaataggtcacatgacttggaagctattgagcaaaaacgctaatatttacaggaataaattcatataaaatgtgtaaagcaatgaaattgaaatataagaggtgtatctccaatagcccttataggactaatatcctgcaatgtttggggtcaataggtcacatgacctggaagctattgagcaaaaacgctaatatttacaggaataaattcatataaaatatgtaaagcatggaaattgaaatgtaagaggtgtatctcaaccaacTCACATAGGACTACCATCCTGCACTATTTGGGGTCagtaggtcacatgacctggaagctattgagcaaaaatgctaatatttacaggaataaattcatataaaatgtgtAAAGCAATGAAATttaaatataagaggtgtatctccaatagcccttataggactaatatcctgcaatgtttggggtcaataggtcacatgacctggaaacTATTGCGCAAAAATGCTAATATTTTCcggaataaattcatataaaatatgtgaaGCATGGAAATTGAAATGCAAGAAGTGTATTCCAACCAACCCATATAGGACTACCATCTTGCActatttggggtcaataggtcacatgacttggaagctattgagcaaaaacgctaatatttacaggaataaattcatataaaatgtgtaaagcaatgaaattgaaataaagaggtgtatctccaataacccttataggactattatcctgaattttttggggtcaataggtcacatgacctggaagctattgagcaaaactgctaatatttacaggaataaattcatataaaatatgtgaaGCATGGAAATTGAAATGCAAGAAGTGTATTCCAACCAACCCATATAGGACTACCATCCTGCActatttggggtcaataggtcacatgacttggaagctattgagcaaaaacgctaatatttacaggaataaattcatataaaatgtgtAAAGCAATGAATTTGAAATATAAGAGTTGTATCTCCAATAGCCCTTATAGGACTGCTATCCTGCAAGGTTTGGGGTCAATAGGttacatgacctggaagctattgagcaaaaatgctaatatttacaggaataaattcataCAAAATATTTAAAGCATGGAAATTGAACTGCAAgaggtgtatctcaaccaacCCATATAGGACTACCATCCTGCActatttggggtcaataggtaacgtgacctggaagctattgagcaaaaacgctaatatttacaggaataaattcatataaaatgtgtaaagcaatgaaattgaaataaagaggtgtatctccaatagcccttataggactattatcctgaaatgtttggggtcaataggtcacatgacctggaagctatagAGCATAAAtgctaatatttacaggaataaattcatataaaatatgtaaagcatggaaattgaAATGCAAGAAGTGTATCTCAACCAACCCATATTGGACTACCATCCTGCActatttggggtcaataggtcacatgacctggaagctattgagcaaaaacgctaatatttagaggaataaattcatataaaatgtgtaaaaaaaatgaaattgaaaTAAAGAGGTGTATCTCCAATAGCCCTTATAGGACTATTACCCTGAaatgtttggggtcaataggtcacatgacctggaagctattgagcaaaaatgctaatatttacaggaataaattcaaataaaatttGTGAAACATAGAAATTGAAATGCAAGAAGTGTATCTCAACCAACCCATATATGACTACCATCCTGCACTATTttgggtcaataggtcacatgacctggaagctattgagcaaaaacgctaatatttacaggaataaattcatataaaatgtgtacagcaatgaaattgaaatataagaggtgtatctctAATAGCCTGTATAGGACTACtatcctgcaatgtttggggtcaataggtcacatgacctggaagctattgagcaaaaacgctaatatttacaggaataaattcatataaaatatttaAAGCATGGAAATTGAACTGCAAgaggtgtatctcaaccaacCCATATAGGACTGCCATCCTGCACtttttggggtcaataggtcacatgacttggaagctattgagcaaaaacgctaatatttacaggaataaattcatataaaatgtgtAAAGCAATGACattgaaatataagaggtgtatctccaatagcccttataggactaatatcctgcaatgtttggggtcaataggtcacatgacctggaagctattgagcaaaaacgctaatatttacaggaataaattcatataaaatatgtaaagcatggaaattgaaatgtaagaggtgtatctcaaccaacCCATATAGGACTACCATCCTGCACTATTTGGGGTCagtaggtcacatgacctggaagctattgagcaaaaacgctaatatatacaggaataaattcatataaaatgtgtaaagcaatgaaattgaaataaagaggtgtatctccaatagcccttataggactattatcctgaattttttggggtcaataggtcacattaCCTgcaagctattgagcaaaaatgctaatattttcaggaataaattcatataaaatatgtgaaGCATGGAAATTGAAATGCAAGAAGTGTATTCCAACCAACCCATATAGGACTACCATCCTGCActatttggggtcaataggtcacatgacttggaagctattgagcaaaaatgctaatttttacaggaataaattcatataaaatgtgtaaagcaatgaattgaaatataagaggtgtatctccaatagcccttataggactactatcctgcaatgtttggggtcaataggttacatgacctggaagctattgagcaaaaatgctaatatttacaggaataaattcatataaaatatttaAAGCATGGAAATTGAACTGCAAgaggtgtatctcaaccaacCCATATAGGACTACCATTCTGCActatttggggtcaataggtaacgtgacctggaagctattgagcaaaaacactaatatttacaggaataaattcatataaaatgtgtaaagcaatgaaattgaaataaagaggtgtatctccaatagcccttataggactattatcctgaaatgtttggggtcaataggtcacatgacctggaagctattgagcataaatgctaatatttacaggaataaattcatataaaatatgtaaagcatggaaattgaAATGCAAGAAGTGTATCTCAACCAACCCATATAGAACTACCATCCTGCACTATTTGGGGTCGATAGGTCACATGActtggaagctattgagcaaaaacgctaatatttagaggaataaattcatataaaatatgtaaagcaatgacattgaaatataagaggtgtatctcaaccaacCCATATAGGACTACCATCCTGCACTATTTgtggtcaataggtcacatgacctggaaactattgagcaaaaacgctaatatttacaggaataaattcatataaaatatggaaagcatggaaattgaaatataagaggttgtgtgtggggttagtgagtcccaactaacgtctataaaatgcacacaaagaaccgtttgcaccttctcttgtgactggcgggcggtcagcgccataaatctgagcgggtccctgggtaaatggggcgcggacaaccaacaggacagactaagttcaacagttcagtaaggcaattagtctagaaGAAGGATCTccgatataaaataccccttccaacccgcatcaagccagcgtggaaggtgtaggctaataaccagcatgaaaagtacgccaaatggcagaaataTGCTGAGGCTTtcatccagcagtggactgacaacggctgatgatgatgatgatgatctcaaccaacccatataggactatcatcctgcactatttggggtcaataggtcacatgacctgggagCTATTGAGCTAAAAAGTTCATTTTTACAGGAATTAATTCATATAAAATAAGTAAAGCATTGAAATGAAAATAAAAgaggtgtatctcaaccaacCCATATAGCACTATCATCCTGCActatttggggtcaataggtctcATGAcgtggaagctattgagctaaaaagctcatatttacagtaataaattcatataaaatatgtaaagcattgaAATAGAAATACAAGAGGTGTATGTCCAATAGCCCTTACAGGACTATTATTctgcaatgtttggggtcaataggtcacatgacctggaagctattgagctaaaatgctaatatTTAAAGAGATATATTcacataaaatatgtaaagcattgaaatataaatataagaggtgtatctccacTAGCCCATATCGGACTATCAATTTGCACTGtatggggtcaataggtcacatgacctgggagCTATTGAGCTAGGACAAATcacctctcacacacacatcttcatacacacaaatacacacaatacCACCTCACACACAGTAAAGGCAATAAAATCAGAGAATCACATTTGcatgcatatacacatgtataatcacagaagaaaaaaaacacagagccATTATTTGCTTTCAATAATAACATGATTTTGCAATACattcacacttttttttccaagacCCCAGAGCTGCCATTACACCTCCGTCAACACAgtttaaagtaaacagaaacacaCATTATCACAAAAAGTATATATTCAGATGACACACAgagacacaaagacacacacaactACACATTGGTGAGAATTTATAGAATGGCAGAAACAGACTCTTGTCATTTCTATTATCCACAATGCACTTTGCCGTTGATTACAATAGCTCAACACACCTAGGAGCTATGTTaccttagaacaggggtcgggaacctttttggctgagagagccatacaagccgaaattttaaaaagtatttccgtgagagccatataatgtatttttttaacactgaatacaactaaatgcgtgcatttttaagtaagaccaacatttgaagagtataataagtctcttattctttttgataacattgttattctgaagctaaccaacaacaaataaaatacttcttaccgttattgcgactttttgaacaggtgcggtagtaaccggatggatggattaaaatgcatgagaatgttttatattttgaacattatttttgacactgtgattaccagcggaattattcattacttactgtgttaagcaatgtcagctgagatttatctgagagccaggtgcagtcatcaaaagagccacatctggctctagagccataagttccctacacCTGCCTTAGAACATAACACTCACAAGTGCACTTTAGGCAATGGGAACACTTCAGCATCAGATCATGAATCTGTATGGATTATAAACTCATTTCTACACCTCttgcatttcatccatccattttctaccgcttattcccttttggggtcgcggggggcgctggcgctcatctcagctacaatcgggcggaaggcggtgtacaccttggacaagtcgccacctcatcgcagggccaacacagatagacagacaacattcacactcacattcacacactagggccaatttagtgttgccaatcaacctatccccaggtgcatgtctttggaagtgggaggaaaccggagtacccggagggaacccacgcattcacggggaggacatgcaaactccacacagaaagatcccgagcctggatttgaacccaggactgcaggaccttcgtattgtgaggcagacgcactaacccctaagCCATATCTCTTGCATTtcaatttccatgctttacatattttatatgaatttattcctgtaaatattagcgtttttgctcaatagcttccaggtcatgtgacctattgaccccaaatagTGCAGGATGGTAGTCCTGTATGGgttggttgagatacacctccgacatttcaatttccatgctttacatattttatatgaatttgatcctgtaaatattagcgtttttgctcaatagcttccaggtcatgtaacctattgaccccaaatagtgcagatgatagtcctatatgggctattggagatacacctcttatatttcaatttccatgctttacatattttatatgaatttattcctgtaaatattagtgttttagctcaatagcttccaggtcatgtgacctattgacctcaaacattgcaggataataatcctatatgggttggttgagatgcacctcttatatttcaatttcattgctttacactttatatgaatttattcctgtaaatattagcgtttttgctTAATAGCTttcaggtcatgtgacctattgaccccaaatagTGCAGGATGATAGTCCTGTAtggactttgcatcagtccatcttagatgatctcgagcccagagaagccggtggcgtttctggatgttgataaatggctttcgctttgcatagtagagctttaacttgcccttactgatgtagcgacaaactgtatttagtgacagtggttttctgaagtgttcctgagcccatgtggttttatcctttagagattgatgttggtttttgatacagtggggaTCGAAGgttatggtcattcaatgttggtttccggacatgccgcttacgtggagtgatctctccagattctctgaacattttgatgatattatggaccgtagattttgaaatccctaaatttcctccaattgcactttgagaaacgttgttcttaaactgtttgactatttgctcacgcagttgtggacaaaggggtgtacctcgccccatccttttttgtgaaagactgagcattttgggGAAAAAGCTTTATAATCGTCTTCATCGTGGGGAGGTATGCTTTATAATAATTTTCATTGTGTGGAAATATGTTTTATAAACGTCCTTATAATCGTCTTCATCGTGGGGAGATATACTTTATAATAATCTTTATTGTTGGGAAAGAGGTTTTATAATAATTTTCATGGTGGAGAAAGATGTTTTATAATCATCCTCATCGCGGGGAAATAAGCCTTATAACGTCTTCATCATGGGGAAAATGTTATGTTTGACTaaaagggaggtgacggcaaacgaacaccaggtggcagtatctccaaagatttattatatatagtaaatatatacataaatctgtagtactactaataataataataatactaatactgctaatgaataaaccaaggaaatgaagtctgatcaaaactcaagtgtgtatggtgtaaggctatgtgtgtagattagctgaaggatgtcttaccaaaatgttgacggaagtgaagtaacgcggaagtccgtgggaaaacgtgtccaagcgggaggtcgagaatccaaaaggcagtccggggggcaaggggaacaacaggggatccaggagaaacacgggaagagctgcgggaagacaacaagagcatcagacaacagaaacacggaagtcgcaggggaagagcgagtacgcgggatggaagccagacacaggatgcttactcaggtacagatggctataatccggcccgtgatggcaggttgtccaggtctataaaggcagctccgtcattaccatcaggtgtgaagtttgcaggtgactgattgcagctggcagctgctgcagggcggggacgcgcgcggctcgttcctggatgtgtgcgcccgtgggcgtgccccgagtggcgcacagatggacgagcggcgctggcaggggtctgaaccgtaacagtaccccccttcttatggacagcttccagatgtcccaCAGGTCGAAACACCAAGAGCACAGGaacaaaagtcaagggagggcggaggggcgaactggtggtgggtcgccagcccaagtgtccccgaatccaccggggacgag from Nerophis ophidion isolate RoL-2023_Sa linkage group LG07, RoL_Noph_v1.0, whole genome shotgun sequence includes these protein-coding regions:
- the LOC133555674 gene encoding uncharacterized protein LOC133555674 — its product is MSPPAPRLASTSAPRPVAPTSVHRPAPQLPSSSLALTSATSTSQMTSAAFTPPSSYASTLQTSPPRFWRDAPWRHSRPPPRLPRWCPFLGCPPRRRQLHSTRRRHQTRPRWIRGHLGWRPTTSSPLRPPLTFVPVLLVFRPVGHLEAVHKKGGTVTVQTPASAARPSVRHSGHAHGRTHPGTSRARPRPAAAASCNQSPANFTPDGNDGAAFIDLDNLPSRAGL